The Helianthus annuus cultivar XRQ/B chromosome 16, HanXRQr2.0-SUNRISE, whole genome shotgun sequence genome includes a window with the following:
- the LOC110916566 gene encoding chalcone synthase 2 isoform X3: MVNIQEFRNTQRAEGPATIMAIGIATPPNCELQSTYPDDYFRITKSERMIDLKEKFKRICEKSMVKKRYMHLTEEILKEKPNMCSYMAPSLNDRQDIAVAEVPKLGEQAVTQAIMEWGQPKSKITHLVFATSCGVDMPAADYQLTKLLGLRPSIKRFVMYQHGCYGGGSVLRMAKDLAENNKGARVLVVCSELSSVVSFHGPGETNIDNLVARALFSDGAAAMIVGSDPLLDVEKPLFEIVSASQTIVPDSEGVLDGHLREAGLIFHINDKIPKLVSKNIGTILKEAFQPFDIMDWNSIFWVVHPGGPAILNEVEEKLALRPDKLRASRRVLNEYGNMWGATVLFILNEMRRSSATFRLQTTGKGLEWGVLFGIGPGLTVETVVLRSVSL; encoded by the exons ATGGTTAACATACAAGAGTTCAGAAACACACAGCGAGCAGAAGGTCCTGCCACAATTATGGCCATTGGGATCGCAACACCCCCTAACTGTGAGCTCCAAAGCACATATCCGGATGACTACTTCCGTATAACAAAAAGCGAGCGTATGATAGATCTTAAAGAAAAATTCAAACGTATAT GCGAGAAATCTATGGTAAAAAAACGATACATGCACTTGACAGAAGAGATCCTGAAAGAGAAACCAAACATGTGTTCATACATGGCACCATCCTTAAACGATCGACAAGATATTGCTGTCGCGGAAGTACCAAAGCTCGGTGAACAAGCCGTGACTCAGGCGATCATGGAATGGGGACAACCCAAGTCGAAAATAACCCACTTGGTTTTCGCCACATCATGTGGTGTCGACATGCCAGCAGCCGATTACCAGCTCACAAAACTCTTGGGCCTTCGTCCTTCAATCAAACGTTTTGTGATGTACCAACATGGTTGTTATGGTGGTGGCTCGGTCCTTCGTATGGCGAAAGACTTAGCTGAGAACAACAAGGGGGCCCGAGTCTTGGTTGTGTGCTCGGAGTTGAGTAGTGTGGTAAGTTTTCATGGGCCGGGTGAAACCAATATTGATAACCTTGTAGCCAGGGCTTTGTTTAGTGATGGTGCAGCCGCGATGATAGTTGGATCGGACCCATTGCTTGATGTCGAAAAACCACTATTTGAGATCGTTTCGGCTTCACAAACTATTGTCCCTGATAGCGAAGGTGTACTTGATGGACATCTTAGAGAGGCTGGGCTTATATTTCATATCAATGATAAAATTCCAAAACTTGTCTCTAAGAACATTGGAACAATATTAAAAGAGGCCTTTCAACCATTTGACATCATGGATTGGAACTCAATATTTTGGGTTGTGCACCCGGGTGGCCCAGCAATATTAAACGAAGTGGAGGAAAAATTAGCTCTGAGGCCCGATAAACTTCGGGCCTCGAGACGTGTGCTCAACGAGTATGGAAATATGTGGGGTGCTACCGTCTTGTTTATCCTAAACGAAATGCGACGCTCTTCGGCTACATTTCGTCTCCAAACCACTGGAAAGGGTTTAGAATGGGGAGTGCTGTTTGGGATCGGACCCGGGCTCACTGTTGAGACGGTGGTCCTTCGAAGTGTGTCCTTGTGA
- the LOC110916566 gene encoding chalcone synthase isoform X2, with protein MVKKRYMHLTEEILKEKPNMCSYMAPSLNDRQDIAVAEVPKLGEQAVTQAIMEWGQPKSKITHLVFATSCGVDMPAADYQLTKLLGLRPSIKRFVMYQHGCYGGGSVLRMAKDLAENNKGARVLVVCSELSSVVSFHGPGETNIDNLVARALFSDGAAAMIVGSDPLLDVEKPLFEIVSASQTIVPDSEGVLDGHLREAGLIFHINDKIPKLVSKNIGTILKEAFQPFDIMDWNSIFWVVHPGGPAILNEVEEKLALRPDKLRASRRVLNEYGNMWGATVLFILNEMRRSSATFRLQTTGKGLEWGVLFGIGPGLTVETVVLRSVSL; from the coding sequence ATGGTAAAAAAACGATACATGCACTTGACAGAAGAGATCCTGAAAGAGAAACCAAACATGTGTTCATACATGGCACCATCCTTAAACGATCGACAAGATATTGCTGTCGCGGAAGTACCAAAGCTCGGTGAACAAGCCGTGACTCAGGCGATCATGGAATGGGGACAACCCAAGTCGAAAATAACCCACTTGGTTTTCGCCACATCATGTGGTGTCGACATGCCAGCAGCCGATTACCAGCTCACAAAACTCTTGGGCCTTCGTCCTTCAATCAAACGTTTTGTGATGTACCAACATGGTTGTTATGGTGGTGGCTCGGTCCTTCGTATGGCGAAAGACTTAGCTGAGAACAACAAGGGGGCCCGAGTCTTGGTTGTGTGCTCGGAGTTGAGTAGTGTGGTAAGTTTTCATGGGCCGGGTGAAACCAATATTGATAACCTTGTAGCCAGGGCTTTGTTTAGTGATGGTGCAGCCGCGATGATAGTTGGATCGGACCCATTGCTTGATGTCGAAAAACCACTATTTGAGATCGTTTCGGCTTCACAAACTATTGTCCCTGATAGCGAAGGTGTACTTGATGGACATCTTAGAGAGGCTGGGCTTATATTTCATATCAATGATAAAATTCCAAAACTTGTCTCTAAGAACATTGGAACAATATTAAAAGAGGCCTTTCAACCATTTGACATCATGGATTGGAACTCAATATTTTGGGTTGTGCACCCGGGTGGCCCAGCAATATTAAACGAAGTGGAGGAAAAATTAGCTCTGAGGCCCGATAAACTTCGGGCCTCGAGACGTGTGCTCAACGAGTATGGAAATATGTGGGGTGCTACCGTCTTGTTTATCCTAAACGAAATGCGACGCTCTTCGGCTACATTTCGTCTCCAAACCACTGGAAAGGGTTTAGAATGGGGAGTGCTGTTTGGGATCGGACCCGGGCTCACTGTTGAGACGGTGGTCCTTCGAAGTGTGTCCTTGTGA
- the LOC110916566 gene encoding chalcone synthase 6-4 isoform X1 — protein MSPKPYHLSTHSPHQPPPSHLPPPSHRLPPSHCPPPSHRRTPPTVAHVPPSHPSHLVHPPTVTQSPTSRHHHQHRHRQQSGEKSMVKKRYMHLTEEILKEKPNMCSYMAPSLNDRQDIAVAEVPKLGEQAVTQAIMEWGQPKSKITHLVFATSCGVDMPAADYQLTKLLGLRPSIKRFVMYQHGCYGGGSVLRMAKDLAENNKGARVLVVCSELSSVVSFHGPGETNIDNLVARALFSDGAAAMIVGSDPLLDVEKPLFEIVSASQTIVPDSEGVLDGHLREAGLIFHINDKIPKLVSKNIGTILKEAFQPFDIMDWNSIFWVVHPGGPAILNEVEEKLALRPDKLRASRRVLNEYGNMWGATVLFILNEMRRSSATFRLQTTGKGLEWGVLFGIGPGLTVETVVLRSVSL, from the exons ATGAGCCCCAAACCCTATCACCTCTCCACCCATTCTCCTCACCAGCCACCACCCTCCCACTTGCCGCCACCCTCCCACCGTCTGCCACCATCCCACTGTCCGCCACCCTCCCACCGTCGCACCCCTCCCACTGTCGCACACGTCCCACCGTCACACCCCTCCCACCTCGTACACCCTCCCACCGTCACACAATCTCCCACTAGCCGCCATCATCATCAACACCGCCATCGTCAACAATCGG GCGAGAAATCTATGGTAAAAAAACGATACATGCACTTGACAGAAGAGATCCTGAAAGAGAAACCAAACATGTGTTCATACATGGCACCATCCTTAAACGATCGACAAGATATTGCTGTCGCGGAAGTACCAAAGCTCGGTGAACAAGCCGTGACTCAGGCGATCATGGAATGGGGACAACCCAAGTCGAAAATAACCCACTTGGTTTTCGCCACATCATGTGGTGTCGACATGCCAGCAGCCGATTACCAGCTCACAAAACTCTTGGGCCTTCGTCCTTCAATCAAACGTTTTGTGATGTACCAACATGGTTGTTATGGTGGTGGCTCGGTCCTTCGTATGGCGAAAGACTTAGCTGAGAACAACAAGGGGGCCCGAGTCTTGGTTGTGTGCTCGGAGTTGAGTAGTGTGGTAAGTTTTCATGGGCCGGGTGAAACCAATATTGATAACCTTGTAGCCAGGGCTTTGTTTAGTGATGGTGCAGCCGCGATGATAGTTGGATCGGACCCATTGCTTGATGTCGAAAAACCACTATTTGAGATCGTTTCGGCTTCACAAACTATTGTCCCTGATAGCGAAGGTGTACTTGATGGACATCTTAGAGAGGCTGGGCTTATATTTCATATCAATGATAAAATTCCAAAACTTGTCTCTAAGAACATTGGAACAATATTAAAAGAGGCCTTTCAACCATTTGACATCATGGATTGGAACTCAATATTTTGGGTTGTGCACCCGGGTGGCCCAGCAATATTAAACGAAGTGGAGGAAAAATTAGCTCTGAGGCCCGATAAACTTCGGGCCTCGAGACGTGTGCTCAACGAGTATGGAAATATGTGGGGTGCTACCGTCTTGTTTATCCTAAACGAAATGCGACGCTCTTCGGCTACATTTCGTCTCCAAACCACTGGAAAGGGTTTAGAATGGGGAGTGCTGTTTGGGATCGGACCCGGGCTCACTGTTGAGACGGTGGTCCTTCGAAGTGTGTCCTTGTGA